The Bacteroidota bacterium genome includes a window with the following:
- a CDS encoding FAD-dependent monooxygenase: MIKEIEIAVNPADVRDNEKIRSLILKSIREKPAKISGYYISKRSIDARSRTPLYRFKVQVFIDEPVVNPLTPPVYKEAADGKQVIIVGAGPGGLFAALRLLESGIKPVILERGKDVQARRRDLRAIMQFHTVNADSNYCFGEGGAGTYSDGKLYTRSDKRGNVLKILNILVMHGADPDILVDAHPHIGSNKLPKIIASIRQTILDHGGEIHFDSRVIGFLRVNNTITGVVVNESEEFRGDAVILATGHSARDIFYLLDREKILIEAKPFALGVRIEHPQPLIDEARYHSKKRDPNLPAASYSLTCQASGRGVYSFCMCPGGIIVPASSAPGELVLNGMSVSRRDSPFANSGFVVEVTPNDWAQFENKGALAALEYQKMVEIDVWKAGGSTQTAPAQKVTDFTKGKVSSTLSKTSYIPGTVSLDLNTILPHEISFRLKEALRIFDKKLKGYISEEAQMLAVESRTSSPVRIPRNRETLMHPQISGLYPCGEGAGYAGGIVSAAIDGENVAAAFLNPSSDS; this comes from the coding sequence ATGATAAAAGAAATTGAAATCGCCGTGAATCCGGCTGATGTCCGCGACAACGAAAAAATACGCTCCCTCATTCTCAAATCGATTAGAGAGAAACCGGCAAAAATATCGGGATATTACATCTCGAAAAGATCAATTGACGCGAGAAGCAGAACCCCCCTTTACCGATTCAAAGTTCAGGTTTTTATTGATGAACCGGTCGTTAATCCCCTTACACCTCCTGTTTACAAGGAAGCTGCCGATGGTAAACAGGTAATTATTGTCGGTGCAGGTCCCGGTGGACTTTTTGCAGCACTCCGACTGTTGGAAAGCGGCATTAAACCGGTTATCCTCGAGAGAGGGAAGGATGTGCAGGCAAGGAGGCGGGATCTTAGAGCAATTATGCAGTTCCATACGGTAAACGCCGATTCCAATTACTGTTTCGGCGAAGGAGGTGCAGGCACCTACAGCGACGGCAAGCTCTATACCCGCTCCGACAAAAGAGGAAATGTCCTTAAAATATTGAACATTCTTGTAATGCATGGAGCCGACCCCGACATCCTGGTAGATGCTCACCCTCATATTGGATCAAATAAACTGCCGAAAATTATCGCCTCCATCCGTCAAACAATTCTCGATCATGGTGGTGAAATTCATTTTGATTCGAGAGTCATCGGTTTTCTGAGGGTAAACAACACAATCACAGGAGTTGTCGTAAACGAATCAGAAGAGTTCAGAGGAGATGCCGTTATACTGGCTACCGGTCATTCTGCCAGAGACATTTTTTATCTCCTCGACAGGGAAAAAATATTGATTGAAGCCAAACCTTTCGCCCTCGGTGTGAGAATCGAACATCCGCAACCGCTTATCGATGAGGCGCGTTACCATTCCAAAAAAAGAGACCCGAATCTGCCGGCAGCGAGTTACTCACTCACATGCCAGGCTTCCGGAAGAGGAGTCTATTCTTTTTGCATGTGTCCGGGAGGTATCATCGTTCCGGCATCAAGTGCTCCCGGTGAACTTGTACTCAACGGAATGTCGGTCTCCCGCCGCGATTCCCCTTTTGCAAATTCAGGATTCGTAGTTGAGGTCACTCCAAACGACTGGGCGCAATTTGAAAACAAAGGTGCCCTTGCGGCGCTGGAGTATCAGAAAATGGTTGAAATTGATGTTTGGAAGGCAGGGGGAAGCACTCAAACTGCCCCTGCTCAAAAGGTGACTGACTTCACAAAAGGGAAAGTCTCTTCGACACTTTCCAAAACGAGTTATATACCCGGAACTGTTTCACTCGACCTGAACACAATTCTGCCGCATGAAATTTCATTCAGATTAAAAGAGGCTTTGAGAATTTTCGATAAAAAACTGAAGGGCTACATTTCAGAAGAGGCTCAGATGCTTGCAGTTGAATCGAGGACTTCATCACCTGTCCGCATTCCGCGAAACAGGGAAACGCTCATGCATCCGCAGATTTCAGGGCTTTATCCTTGTGGTGAAGGAGCGGGTTACGCGGGTGGAATTGTTTCCGCTGCCATCGATGGAGAAAATGTGGCAGCAGCCTTTCTAAACCCGTCTTCCGATAGCTGA
- a CDS encoding PAS domain-containing protein has protein sequence MAYRCANDSDWTMFIISPGSFELTGYTPDEFINQLVSFDSLILPEYRKKVRDAIQESIDSRLPFTIEYRILTKSGNEKWVWEKGAGIYDDKGNLLFLEGYITDITEKKEREFEFNTFFDIQPDLLCIATIGGTLIRVNQAWERTLGFEVKELQGRSFIEFVHPDDLEKTLNLAGYVSDDGIISSFRNRYLTKSGEVVTLDWRAAIKNDKYYAVARDVSQQIKLQESVKENAGVLKSLVNSITESAILIEIDGTVVISNLITAERLKRPGEDLSGKNIFELLEPETAEYRRKKVDEVIRKKASVQFEDLRFGSNILNSIYPVFDENGDVSRLAIFGFDITHRKHSIRELEALSSELRDLNERKNKFISILAHDLRGPFHPLLNSLDLLHSDYELFTEDERKQFIKSSYEIAQTQFALLESILEWSRATQGKLRINAERFLISTTIQKAIAQVSSVFESKNILIKFTPSEEFFAIADTEMTITVIRNLLSNAAKFSDVGSQVWINQKATDKTIEVSVIDNGRGIESESLNKLFDISQTRSSRGTFNEKGSGLGLLLCKELLEKMHGTIAISSELGMGTIVTFTLPRGLSI, from the coding sequence ATGGCATACAGATGTGCCAATGATTCTGACTGGACCATGTTTATTATTTCCCCCGGGTCTTTTGAGCTGACCGGATACACACCGGATGAGTTTATAAATCAACTCGTTTCCTTCGATTCCTTAATTCTGCCCGAATATAGAAAAAAAGTCCGGGATGCCATCCAGGAATCAATTGACTCCAGACTTCCGTTCACCATCGAGTACAGAATCCTGACAAAATCGGGTAATGAGAAATGGGTCTGGGAAAAAGGGGCAGGAATCTACGACGACAAAGGGAATCTCCTTTTTCTTGAAGGATATATCACCGACATTACAGAGAAAAAAGAACGGGAATTCGAATTTAATACCTTCTTCGACATCCAACCCGACCTTCTTTGTATAGCCACAATTGGCGGAACTCTCATAAGAGTTAACCAGGCATGGGAGAGAACTCTCGGCTTTGAAGTTAAGGAGCTGCAGGGTCGCTCATTTATCGAATTTGTACACCCCGATGATCTGGAAAAAACCCTGAACCTAGCGGGATATGTCTCGGATGACGGGATCATATCTTCTTTCCGAAACAGATATCTGACCAAATCAGGTGAAGTTGTTACCCTCGACTGGCGGGCAGCAATCAAAAATGATAAATATTATGCCGTTGCAAGAGATGTCTCTCAACAAATCAAACTCCAGGAAAGCGTCAAAGAAAATGCCGGAGTTCTAAAGTCACTCGTAAATTCGATCACCGAATCTGCTATTCTGATCGAAATTGACGGCACCGTTGTAATCAGTAACTTAATTACTGCCGAGAGACTTAAGAGGCCGGGAGAAGATCTGTCTGGAAAGAACATTTTTGAACTTCTGGAACCTGAAACAGCAGAATACAGAAGAAAAAAGGTTGACGAGGTCATCCGTAAAAAAGCTTCTGTACAATTCGAGGATCTGAGATTTGGAAGCAACATCCTGAACTCGATTTATCCAGTTTTTGACGAAAATGGCGATGTTTCCAGGCTGGCGATTTTCGGATTCGATATTACCCACCGTAAACACTCGATACGGGAACTTGAAGCACTTTCGAGTGAATTAAGAGATTTGAATGAAAGAAAGAACAAGTTTATTTCCATTTTGGCTCACGACTTGCGGGGTCCTTTCCACCCGTTGCTTAATTCACTTGACCTGTTGCACAGCGACTATGAACTTTTTACAGAAGATGAAAGAAAACAGTTCATCAAATCAAGTTATGAAATAGCTCAAACCCAGTTCGCACTTTTGGAATCGATTCTCGAATGGTCAAGGGCAACGCAAGGGAAATTGAGAATAAATGCCGAAAGGTTTCTGATCTCAACTACCATCCAAAAAGCCATTGCTCAAGTATCATCCGTCTTTGAAAGCAAAAATATTTTAATAAAATTTACACCATCTGAAGAATTTTTCGCAATTGCGGATACCGAGATGACTATTACCGTCATCAGAAACCTTCTTTCGAACGCCGCTAAATTCAGTGATGTCGGTTCTCAGGTTTGGATTAACCAGAAAGCTACGGATAAAACGATCGAAGTTTCGGTTATCGACAATGGAAGAGGTATCGAATCTGAAAGCCTGAATAAACTTTTTGACATCTCTCAAACAAGATCGTCCCGGGGAACATTCAATGAAAAAGGTTCCGGGCTCGGTCTTCTCCTGTGTAAGGAATTGTTGGAAAAGATGCATGGCACTATTGCGATTTCGAGTGAACTGGGAATGGGCACTATTGTAACATTCACCCTCCCGAGAGGCTTGTCGATTTGA
- the aceE gene encoding pyruvate dehydrogenase (acetyl-transferring), homodimeric type, protein MTDDKNLREIQELENQEWLYSLDYVLQNGGKERVVELLHLLQIRAHKAGVEIPFTANTPYINTIPREKQVPFPGDREIERRIKSIIRWNAMAMVVRANKIENGIGGHISTYASVATLLEIGFNHFFRAKSENHPGDMIYFQGHASPGIYGRAFLEGRISVEELENFRRELKTPRGLSSYPHPWLMPDFWQFPTVSMGLGPLQAIYQARFNRYLEDRGLVPKSDAKVIAFLGDGETDEPESLGAITLASREKLDNLIFIINCNLQRLDGPVRGNGKIIQELEAAFRGAGWNVIKVVWGSDWDPLLERDDKGILVQTLGEIVDGEYQKFSVESGAYVREKLFGKHPELTKMVEEMSDEQLRKMRRGGHDPEKVYTALKSAYEHKGQPTVILAKTIKGYGLGESGEGKNITHQQKKLNEDELREFRTRFGIPISDDEVAKAPFYKPAPDSPEIQYLKAKREALGGSVPQRKVDIRPIKTPPEEIISEFFEGTDGREVSTTMVFVKILANLLKDRELGKLIVPIVPDEARTFGMEALFRQVGIYSHVGQLYEPVDRQSLLYYKEAIDGQILEEGITEAGSMASFLAAGTSYANHGLNMIPFFIYYSMFGFQRIGDLVWAGADMRTKGFLVGGTAGRTTLNGEGLQHQDGHSHHLAYPVPTLLTYDPAFAFELAIIIREGIRRMYEEQEDLFYYITVMNENYAMPPMPEGVKEGIVKGLYKFRSSDKKKLKLKVNLLGSGTIMNEVLKAQEILEERYGVAADIYSATSYKELRREALDVERWNLLNPGNPKQTYISKVFEGASGVFVASSDYIKAIPDSISKWVPGRLLTLGTDGFGRSEGRKELRDFFEVDAKYVTVAALYGLMLEGKVKQSVVDKAIEELDIDKNKLNPMIS, encoded by the coding sequence ATGACAGACGATAAAAATTTGCGTGAAATACAGGAACTTGAGAATCAGGAATGGCTCTATTCTCTTGATTATGTTTTGCAGAATGGCGGAAAAGAGAGAGTGGTTGAATTACTGCACCTCCTGCAAATAAGGGCACACAAAGCAGGAGTGGAGATCCCATTCACAGCCAACACACCTTACATCAACACCATTCCGAGAGAAAAACAGGTTCCTTTCCCGGGTGACCGTGAAATTGAAAGAAGAATAAAAAGCATCATCCGCTGGAATGCGATGGCAATGGTAGTAAGAGCCAATAAAATTGAAAACGGAATTGGCGGACACATTTCCACTTATGCATCGGTTGCCACACTCCTTGAAATCGGATTCAATCATTTCTTCAGAGCAAAAAGCGAAAACCATCCCGGCGATATGATCTATTTCCAGGGGCATGCCTCACCGGGAATATACGGCAGAGCATTTCTCGAAGGAAGAATTTCGGTTGAAGAGCTTGAAAACTTCAGAAGAGAGCTGAAAACTCCAAGAGGACTTTCCTCATACCCGCATCCCTGGCTGATGCCTGATTTCTGGCAGTTCCCAACCGTTTCGATGGGATTGGGACCACTTCAGGCTATTTACCAGGCACGATTTAACAGGTACCTCGAAGACAGAGGACTTGTTCCAAAATCTGACGCCAAAGTAATTGCGTTTCTTGGTGACGGTGAAACTGATGAACCCGAATCACTCGGTGCCATCACCCTCGCTTCCCGCGAAAAACTTGACAACCTTATTTTTATTATTAACTGTAACCTGCAGAGACTTGACGGTCCTGTAAGAGGTAACGGCAAAATCATCCAGGAGCTTGAAGCTGCTTTCAGAGGTGCCGGCTGGAATGTTATTAAAGTGGTTTGGGGTTCCGACTGGGATCCGTTGCTCGAAAGAGACGACAAAGGAATTCTCGTTCAGACCCTCGGAGAAATTGTCGATGGTGAATACCAAAAATTCTCGGTAGAGTCGGGTGCTTATGTCAGAGAAAAATTGTTCGGAAAACATCCTGAACTCACCAAAATGGTTGAGGAAATGAGTGATGAACAGTTGAGGAAGATGAGAAGAGGCGGACACGATCCTGAAAAAGTTTATACCGCTCTCAAATCAGCTTATGAGCACAAAGGTCAGCCGACTGTTATTCTTGCAAAGACAATCAAAGGTTACGGACTCGGTGAAAGCGGTGAAGGAAAGAACATTACTCACCAGCAGAAGAAACTGAACGAGGATGAATTAAGAGAATTCAGAACAAGATTTGGAATCCCCATTTCAGATGATGAAGTGGCTAAAGCTCCATTTTATAAGCCTGCTCCCGACAGCCCCGAGATTCAATATCTGAAAGCGAAAAGGGAAGCCCTCGGTGGTTCCGTTCCTCAGAGAAAAGTTGATATCAGACCGATTAAGACTCCACCTGAGGAGATCATTTCGGAATTTTTTGAGGGTACAGATGGCAGAGAAGTATCTACAACAATGGTATTTGTTAAGATTCTCGCCAATCTCCTCAAAGACAGGGAGCTCGGCAAGCTAATTGTTCCGATAGTCCCCGATGAAGCCCGTACATTTGGTATGGAAGCCCTCTTCCGTCAGGTGGGTATCTATTCCCATGTCGGACAGCTTTATGAGCCGGTTGACAGACAGAGCCTCCTTTATTACAAAGAAGCGATAGACGGACAGATTCTCGAAGAAGGTATTACCGAAGCCGGTTCGATGGCATCATTCCTCGCTGCAGGTACATCCTATGCCAACCATGGTTTGAATATGATTCCGTTCTTCATCTACTATTCGATGTTCGGATTCCAGAGAATAGGTGACCTTGTATGGGCAGGTGCCGACATGCGTACGAAGGGTTTCCTCGTGGGAGGAACTGCAGGCAGAACCACCCTTAATGGAGAGGGTTTGCAGCATCAGGATGGTCATTCTCACCACCTCGCTTATCCCGTGCCTACACTTCTGACCTACGATCCTGCATTTGCATTCGAACTTGCAATCATCATTCGCGAAGGCATTCGCAGAATGTATGAAGAGCAGGAAGACCTGTTCTATTATATCACAGTAATGAACGAAAATTATGCAATGCCCCCAATGCCCGAAGGAGTCAAAGAGGGGATTGTAAAAGGTCTCTACAAATTCCGTTCATCCGACAAGAAAAAATTGAAACTCAAGGTAAATCTTCTCGGCAGTGGCACAATCATGAATGAAGTGCTTAAGGCTCAGGAAATACTTGAGGAGAGGTATGGAGTTGCTGCAGATATTTACAGCGCAACAAGTTATAAAGAACTCAGAAGAGAAGCTCTCGATGTAGAGAGATGGAACCTTCTGAACCCCGGTAATCCGAAACAGACCTACATTTCGAAAGTGTTTGAAGGAGCTTCGGGCGTTTTTGTTGCTTCGAGTGATTACATCAAGGCAATTCCTGATTCAATTTCCAAGTGGGTGCCCGGAAGATTATTGACTCTCGGAACCGATGGATTTGGAAGAAGTGAGGGCAGGAAAGAGCTTCGGGATTTCTTCGAAGTGGATGCAAAATATGTTACCGTGGCAGCGCTCTATGGACTGATGTTAGAGGGCAAGGTTAAACAATCTGTTGTCGATAAAGCCATTGAAGAGCTTGATATCGACAAAAATAAACTTAACCCGATGATATCGTAA